The following is a genomic window from Verrucomicrobiota bacterium.
GCTTCGTCACCGTGAATACGTTCATCACGGTGTTTGACGAAATCACCTGGGATATTCATGGGTCCAAACCATTCACGTCAATCGCCGGCATGAAGGAAATCGTCGCGCCGATGTACGACCAGGGTTACAGCGCGTTAATCCAAGATCTTTACGACCGCGGCATGCTGGAAAACACCCTGGTCTGCAATCTGGCTGAGTTCGGACGGACGCCAAAGATCAATCCGGCCGGCGGACGCGATCATTGGCCGCAGTGCTGGACAGTTTATTTCGCGGGCGGTGGCGTCAAAGGCGGACGCGTCGTGGGCAAGAGCGACGACATCGGGGCTTACCCGGCCGAACGCCCGGTCAAGCCAGCCGAGGTGGTCGCCACGGTTTATCGCAGCCTTGGGCTGGATCTCGAGACGCATTTGCCCGGACCGAATGGCCGACCGTTTCCACTCGTGGATTTCGGCACGCAGCCGATCACCGAACTTTTCTGAATCGTGTCTGAAAGAATATTTCCCAATGTAGGGCAGGCTTCCAGCCTGCCCATTGCCTCGATGCTTGAAGACGCGGGAGCAAGCAGGCAGGATGCCTGCCCTACTTTCAGGCTTCTATGGTCGCTAGGTTTACTGTTCCACGCGATAAGCCAATCCAACGCGCTGGCTGGCGAGTCCGTGGTCCTGTTGCCACAAGAGATTACGCTAAACGGCCCGACGTCCTTTCACCAATTGATTGTCGAACGCGTCCTGGACGGGGCGTTCGTGGGGCAACTGACGAACGACCTGGCGTGGGTCTCAAGCGACACGCGCGTCGTGAGGATCGATGGTTCGACGGCTGTTCCCGTCGCCAACGGCGAGGCGAAAATCACGGTTCGCTCCGGTGATCGCTCGGCGGAAGCTCAGGTCAACGTTGCGAACATTGCGAAACCAGTCGAATGGAGCTTCCGCAACAACGTCCAGCCGATTCTCGCCAAAACCGGGTGCAGTTCCGGCGCGTGCCACGGCGCCGCCGCCGGCCAGAATGGCTTCCGGCTTTCGCTGCGCGGTTACGATGACGAAGGCGATCATCTATCGTTGACTCGCCACGCCTTTGGCCGGCGCATCATCTTCAGCGATCCGGGGCGAAGCTTGATGCTGCTGAAACCGACCGGCGCCGTCCCGCACAAGGGCGGCAAGCGTTTCGAAACCGATTCCCTGGAATATCGCATCCTCTCGGAATGGATCGCCGCCGGTGCGCCGCCGCCCAAACAAAACGAACCACGCATCGACCGGATCGAGATCCTCCCGGCGGCTGTTCGCCTCAAGCCAGGCACAACCCAGCAGTTAATCGTTCAAGCTCGCTTCACCGACGGCCACCTTGAGGACGTCACGCGCTGGGTGAAATACACGGATGCCAATTCTTCCGTCACCCAGGTGGATGAAACAGGAAATGTCAAAGTGATGGGTTACGGCGAAGGCGCGATCACCGCGTGGTACCTCAGCCGCATTGCGATTGCCACTGTGACGGTGCCGTATGAAAACGCGGTCGGGCCCGAGGTTTTCGCCCGGGCAACGAAACGCAATTTCATCGACGAACTCGTGCTCGAAAAGCTGCAGAGTTTGAATCTGCCGCCGTCACCGCGCGCTTCGGACGCCGAATTCCTCCGCCGCGCATTTCTCAACACTATCGGCGTGTTGCCGACCGCGCAGGAGGCGCGTGATTTTCTCGCCAGCTCGTTCTCCACGAAGCGGGATGAATTGATCGAGTCGCTGCTCCGCCGGCCAGAGTTCGCCGATTACTGGGCCTACAAATGGTCCGACCTCCTGCTCGTCAACAGCGACCGGCTCCGGCTCGCCGCGATGTGGTCCTATTACAATTGGATTCATCACAACGTCGCCGCGAATACGCCTTGGGACGTGATGGTCCGGCGCATCATCACCGCGAAGGGGAGCACGCTGGAGAACGGCGCCGCCAACTTCTACGTCCTGCACGAAGACCCGCCCGCGATGGCCGAAACCACCACGCAGGCGTTCCTGGGCATGTCGATCAATTGCGCGCGCTGCCACAATCATCCGATGGAGAAATGGACCAACGACGAATATTTCGGCATGGCCAATTTGTTCGCGCGCGTCCGGGCCAAAACCGGCGCCGCCGATGGCGAACGACTGATCTTCGCCGCGACTTCCGGAGACCTCAATCAGCCGCGCCGAGGACGTCCGCAACTGCCGCGTCCGCTCGATGGCCAGCCGCTCCCAATCGACTCCTCCGAAGACCGCCGCGAACACGTCGCGAATTGGCTCGTCTCGCCTGACAATCCCTACTTCAGCCGCGCCATTGCCAACCGGGTTTGGGCGAACTTCTTTGGTGTTGGCCTGGTCCAGCCGGTGGATGACCTCCGGGTGACCAATCCCGCCAGCAATGAGAAACTCCTCTCGGCCGCGGCGAGATTTCTCGCGGAGAACAAATTCGATCTCAAAGCGCTCATGCGCGCGATTCTTCAGTCCGAAACTTATCAGCGTTCGAGTCAGGCGCTGCCGGAAAACGCCGCCGACACGCGGTTTTACTCGCATTACTACCCGCGGCGTTTGATCGCCGAGGTGCTGCTGGACGCGTATTCGCAAGTCACTGGCGTGCCGACCGAATTTGTCACCGACCTGCGCAATGCGAACCGCGGGTTGGGCGACAAATACCCGTTCGGCTTCCGCGCGATTCAGCTTCCGGACACGCGAATTGCTTCTTACTTCCTGAAGAGCTTTGGCCGACC
Proteins encoded in this region:
- a CDS encoding DUF1553 domain-containing protein, producing MLEDAGASRQDACPTFRLLWSLGLLFHAISQSNALAGESVVLLPQEITLNGPTSFHQLIVERVLDGAFVGQLTNDLAWVSSDTRVVRIDGSTAVPVANGEAKITVRSGDRSAEAQVNVANIAKPVEWSFRNNVQPILAKTGCSSGACHGAAAGQNGFRLSLRGYDDEGDHLSLTRHAFGRRIIFSDPGRSLMLLKPTGAVPHKGGKRFETDSLEYRILSEWIAAGAPPPKQNEPRIDRIEILPAAVRLKPGTTQQLIVQARFTDGHLEDVTRWVKYTDANSSVTQVDETGNVKVMGYGEGAITAWYLSRIAIATVTVPYENAVGPEVFARATKRNFIDELVLEKLQSLNLPPSPRASDAEFLRRAFLNTIGVLPTAQEARDFLASSFSTKRDELIESLLRRPEFADYWAYKWSDLLLVNSDRLRLAAMWSYYNWIHHNVAANTPWDVMVRRIITAKGSTLENGAANFYVLHEDPPAMAETTTQAFLGMSINCARCHNHPMEKWTNDEYFGMANLFARVRAKTGAADGERLIFAATSGDLNQPRRGRPQLPRPLDGQPLPIDSSEDRREHVANWLVSPDNPYFSRAIANRVWANFFGVGLVQPVDDLRVTNPASNEKLLSAAARFLAENKFDLKALMRAILQSETYQRSSQALPENAADTRFYSHYYPRRLIAEVLLDAYSQVTGVPTEFVTDLRNANRGLGDKYPFGFRAIQLPDTRIASYFLKSFGRPDREKTCECERTSEPTMAQALHIANGDTINQKLAAKGNRLEKLLADKTPPEKIIEEAYLGALCRFPTEAEESKLLNVLKVANEKDQRVVVEDLYWALLSSKEFLFNH